The following are from one region of the Paenibacillus bovis genome:
- a CDS encoding site-specific integrase: MIKKVESGLETLPLSFSYTESEFLNEKLYFTLHRNMGLKKLNRTEEEIVDTNYYYIEFIKAESLIDNSQGDGLWFFEIIQNRFLGAWSNLCSPERKKEGELFFESRGYDLLESMHPFQSRNKGVLTQGFQLTRQNNFFKMFKKSSFLINVEPIYIACMFAMFAIDVQCSSGARLNELLQISYDKECCIIIEDKGIVPTKKSYIFRLIPKGRIIEENYYMPENIFKSLAFIIEELKNHYSSKNLPIVSYSVTARKELIKDKKFVFQYEGSHINHFTLNAIIRFLTHGLSIETQEGKPVILTTHLLRHAFATHAAQTEKLPIDIIRRVLHQRDESVTEYYSAPTGQQGSSLLDTMHENWASYIDIQKEVVRGPEELQEIYQEYKEKVGTVSKVIGGVCTLDGVCPVKMACIGCAAKVPLPESKHEIEEAHDWAEVSKERFNNLGWVMAVRQLKTYQKNAKIELKEISLIERFEKDEYYEPNIEVK; encoded by the coding sequence ATGATTAAAAAAGTCGAGAGTGGTTTAGAAACATTACCGTTGAGTTTTAGCTATACAGAAAGTGAATTTTTAAATGAGAAATTGTATTTCACATTGCATCGTAATATGGGGTTAAAGAAATTAAATAGAACTGAAGAAGAGATAGTAGATACAAATTATTATTACATTGAATTTATTAAAGCTGAAAGCCTAATAGATAACTCTCAGGGAGACGGTTTGTGGTTTTTTGAGATTATTCAAAATCGCTTTCTAGGCGCCTGGTCTAATTTATGCAGTCCAGAAAGAAAAAAAGAAGGGGAGCTATTCTTTGAAAGTAGAGGTTATGACCTTCTAGAATCTATGCATCCTTTTCAATCAAGAAATAAAGGAGTATTAACGCAAGGATTTCAACTAACTAGACAAAATAATTTTTTCAAAATGTTCAAAAAAAGTAGCTTTTTAATTAATGTCGAACCAATTTATATAGCGTGCATGTTTGCTATGTTCGCTATCGACGTTCAATGCTCCTCAGGAGCAAGATTAAATGAACTACTACAAATTAGTTACGATAAAGAGTGTTGCATAATCATTGAAGATAAAGGTATTGTACCAACTAAAAAAAGTTATATTTTTCGATTGATACCAAAAGGAAGAATAATAGAAGAAAACTACTATATGCCAGAAAATATATTTAAATCGCTAGCTTTTATTATTGAAGAATTAAAAAACCATTACAGTTCAAAAAATTTACCAATCGTTTCGTATAGTGTTACTGCAAGAAAAGAGTTGATTAAGGATAAAAAGTTTGTATTTCAATATGAGGGATCTCATATTAATCACTTTACACTCAATGCTATCATTCGATTTTTGACGCATGGACTTTCAATTGAAACGCAAGAAGGAAAACCAGTCATTCTAACCACTCATCTGCTACGGCATGCTTTTGCTACGCATGCTGCACAAACAGAAAAGTTACCTATCGATATTATTCGCCGAGTACTTCATCAAAGAGATGAATCTGTAACTGAGTACTATTCTGCTCCCACTGGGCAACAAGGTAGCTCCTTACTTGATACCATGCATGAAAACTGGGCTTCTTATATAGATATTCAAAAAGAAGTTGTTCGCGGTCCTGAAGAACTGCAAGAAATATATCAAGAATATAAAGAGAAAGTGGGTACTGTATCTAAAGTGATTGGGGGAGTTTGTACGCTCGATGGTGTCTGTCCTGTTAAAATGGCTTGTATAGGATGTGCGGCTAAAGTTCCTTTACCAGAAAGTAAACACGAAATCGAAGAGGCACATGATTGGGCAGAAGTAAGTAAAGAAAGATTTAATAATCTAGGTTGGGTAATGGCAGTACGTCAATTAAAGACTTATCAAAAAAACGCTAAAATTGAACTCAAAGAAATCAGTCTTATTGAACGATTTGAAAAGGATGAGTATTATGAACCAAATATCGAAGTTAAATAG
- a CDS encoding SDR family oxidoreductase: MRILVTGASGFIGSAVIRELIENGHETIGLVRSQEAAERLTSIGATVIRGSVEDTALLRKAATEADAVIHTAFFHKFSHAGLSTRLRIALGGAPSQAATRFMAAAIHMERRAIETFGAALSAKQGALVITMPTMTLTAGRLAREEDEGDLYSVGGGRVASEKALLIQAEKGIRTSIVRLPPIVYGEGDQGGLLPSLIKIARSKKKSVFIEKGTNRWPSVHRLDAARLFRLAVEQGTPGARFHAIADEGIPFADIAEWIGLESDLPIHSIKADQAAVHFGWLSTFAAADNPVSSIITSERLGWKAKHPGLLDEIKKGYYFGK, translated from the coding sequence ATGCGTATTCTAGTAACGGGAGCAAGTGGATTTATCGGTTCAGCTGTTATTCGCGAACTGATCGAAAATGGACACGAAACGATTGGTCTTGTTCGTTCGCAGGAGGCGGCCGAACGCCTGACTTCGATCGGTGCGACAGTGATTCGAGGTTCTGTCGAGGATACCGCACTTTTACGCAAAGCCGCAACCGAAGCAGATGCGGTAATCCATACCGCGTTTTTTCATAAATTTTCGCATGCCGGACTGTCTACACGTCTGCGTATTGCACTTGGAGGGGCTCCCAGTCAGGCGGCTACTCGGTTCATGGCTGCGGCTATCCATATGGAGCGGCGTGCGATCGAAACGTTCGGCGCAGCACTGTCCGCAAAACAAGGGGCACTCGTCATTACTATGCCGACGATGACGCTTACTGCGGGAAGATTGGCAAGGGAAGAAGACGAGGGCGATCTTTACTCGGTTGGTGGCGGCCGAGTGGCCTCGGAGAAAGCTCTGCTGATTCAGGCAGAAAAGGGGATTCGCACTTCCATAGTGCGCTTACCGCCGATCGTATACGGAGAAGGAGACCAGGGCGGACTGCTGCCTTCGCTCATTAAAATCGCACGTTCCAAAAAGAAGTCCGTTTTTATCGAGAAAGGTACCAACCGCTGGCCTTCCGTACACCGGCTCGATGCAGCCCGGTTATTCAGACTGGCTGTAGAACAAGGAACTCCAGGAGCCCGATTTCATGCAATTGCTGATGAAGGAATTCCTTTTGCGGATATTGCAGAATGGATCGGCCTGGAAAGCGATCTGCCGATCCATTCTATTAAAGCGGATCAAGCTGCAGTCCATTTCGGTTGGCTGAGTACATTTGCTGCTGCAGACAATCCTGTATCCTCGATAATTACAAGTGAGCGGCTGGGATGGAAGGCGAAGCACCCGGGTCTGCTGGACGAAATAAAGAAGGGATATTATTTCGGGAAATAA